One genomic region from Haloprofundus salinisoli encodes:
- a CDS encoding glutathione S-transferase N-terminal domain-containing protein, whose protein sequence is MSIELYALDGCPYCEKVHDALQENDIDYETHWTEAMHSERDEVKRVSGQRGVPVLVDTDHGVTMSESENILRYIEKTLA, encoded by the coding sequence ATGTCCATCGAACTCTACGCGCTGGACGGCTGTCCGTACTGCGAGAAAGTACACGACGCGCTGCAGGAGAACGACATCGACTACGAGACCCACTGGACCGAGGCGATGCACTCCGAGCGCGACGAAGTCAAGCGCGTGAGCGGTCAGCGCGGCGTTCCCGTGCTCGTCGACACCGACCACGGCGTGACGATGAGCGAGAGCGAGAACATCCTCCGGTACATCGAGAAGACCCTGGCGTAA
- a CDS encoding cob(I)yrinic acid a,c-diamide adenosyltransferase: MKIYTGRGDEGMTDLQNMSRVSKTSRRIEAYGTVDEANALIGTLRPTGYDDVDEILERVQNHLHIIQADFANPEPDEDDPQVREEHVDRLEQWIDEINDELEPLQSFILPGGSESGAALHHARAVVRRAERRAVALATDEPVNEHAVTYLNRLSDALFVFGRAVNARDGEREESPTY, from the coding sequence ATGAAGATCTACACCGGCCGCGGCGACGAGGGAATGACCGACCTCCAGAACATGTCGCGCGTCTCGAAGACCAGTCGGCGCATCGAGGCCTACGGCACCGTCGACGAGGCCAACGCGCTCATCGGGACGCTCCGGCCGACCGGTTACGACGACGTCGACGAGATACTCGAACGCGTCCAGAACCATCTGCACATCATTCAGGCGGACTTCGCGAATCCCGAACCCGACGAGGACGACCCGCAGGTACGCGAGGAACACGTCGACCGGCTAGAACAGTGGATAGACGAGATAAACGACGAACTCGAACCGCTGCAGTCGTTCATCCTGCCGGGCGGGAGCGAATCGGGTGCGGCGCTGCACCACGCCCGAGCGGTCGTCCGCCGAGCCGAACGCCGCGCCGTCGCGCTCGCCACCGACGAGCCAGTGAACGAACACGCGGTGACGTATCTCAACCGACTGTCGGACGCGCTGTTCGTCTTCGGCCGGGCGGTCAACGCCCGCGACGGCGAGAGAGAGGAGTCGCCGACGTACTGA
- a CDS encoding DUF7563 family protein: MAVRLGLPRDNCSCLHCGSHVTDGFRRVFGDEECRAHRCGECDTYARLSRGSAAGHSVSIPDPETSPGRHGGEVA; this comes from the coding sequence ATGGCAGTTCGGCTCGGACTGCCGAGAGACAACTGCAGTTGTCTCCACTGCGGATCGCACGTCACAGACGGGTTCCGTCGCGTTTTCGGAGACGAGGAGTGTCGCGCCCATCGCTGCGGAGAGTGCGACACCTACGCTCGTCTCTCGCGCGGGAGCGCTGCGGGACACTCCGTCTCGATTCCTGACCCAGAGACATCCCCTGGTCGCCACGGAGGTGAAGTCGCGTGA
- a CDS encoding restriction endonuclease has protein sequence MPQSEVTLAKQLSELSEFNDSPGKSELSLLRRLNQAAIELLNIAGHSRDNIFIDVDYQTPSRIRKEFPEKIINFTAIAAKDAASPPYVAIKASANQKTSTLKRPVEDLDKRTSKYVLACDVTSRAKYTVLLTGEYLAILGEDYPPKAYQIHNIREDKAKIVLDHLSPPDEYPEGRSGKFPPGYHPNQTKLTRWLFTDSEAVPEYQQEIKTERFRLDIDEYSEMLYRAYSADSSTEKGDSLEEVVAYLFEGLTMLSVRDRNLRTRSGEIDLVLEYDGSDEVNLFDYHSRFALVECKNTETSVSSKEVGHFDKKLGETNTDLGILVAWNGISGADSGDNAQRYVDNASSSGTYIVILESDDLYRILDGKSLYDLIDEKLYKLQMDIQTE, from the coding sequence ATGCCACAGTCCGAAGTAACGCTGGCAAAGCAACTTTCCGAGTTATCTGAGTTCAACGACTCCCCCGGAAAGAGTGAGCTATCACTTCTGAGGCGGCTTAATCAGGCAGCTATTGAGTTGCTCAACATAGCTGGCCATAGTAGAGATAATATATTTATTGACGTTGACTATCAAACGCCCTCCAGAATAAGAAAGGAATTCCCAGAGAAGATCATAAATTTCACCGCAATTGCAGCAAAGGATGCAGCTTCTCCACCATATGTTGCTATCAAAGCGAGTGCAAACCAAAAGACGTCTACTTTGAAAAGGCCAGTAGAGGACTTAGATAAGCGAACCTCGAAGTATGTATTGGCTTGTGATGTAACATCGAGAGCAAAGTATACTGTATTACTCACTGGTGAATATCTCGCAATCCTTGGTGAAGATTATCCTCCAAAAGCGTACCAGATACACAATATCAGAGAAGACAAAGCAAAAATTGTACTTGATCACCTGAGTCCCCCAGACGAGTATCCAGAGGGTAGAAGTGGCAAATTCCCTCCGGGATATCATCCCAATCAAACAAAACTCACCCGTTGGCTATTCACAGATTCCGAAGCAGTACCTGAATATCAACAAGAGATCAAGACAGAGCGCTTCCGTCTCGATATCGATGAATACAGCGAGATGTTATATCGGGCGTATTCTGCGGATTCCTCTACTGAAAAAGGGGATTCACTAGAAGAAGTGGTAGCATACTTGTTTGAGGGTCTAACGATGCTATCAGTTCGAGATAGGAATCTCAGAACGAGGAGTGGTGAGATTGACTTGGTACTGGAATATGACGGAAGTGATGAGGTCAACCTGTTTGATTATCACTCACGATTTGCATTAGTTGAGTGCAAGAACACTGAAACGAGCGTATCTTCGAAGGAAGTCGGTCACTTTGATAAGAAACTGGGCGAAACAAATACCGATCTTGGAATATTAGTCGCTTGGAATGGTATTTCTGGGGCGGATTCTGGTGACAATGCTCAGAGGTACGTCGACAATGCTTCTTCGTCGGGGACTTATATTGTGATTCTTGAATCAGATGACCTTTACAGAATACTGGATGGAAAGTCCTTGTACGACCTAATTGACGAAAAGCTGTACAAATTGCAGATGGACATCCAAACTGAGTGA
- a CDS encoding HNH endonuclease — protein MKTDPISGSDIPDTPEFDVGQRYNRWDLHDTYGGQRYRGIATPADSDAVFLFTGDSGKDYGYEDQFLEDGRFIYTGEGQVGDMEFVAGNKAIRDHKENAERLFVFEDVDKAWIVSYVGEYEYSDHRVDTLPDENGDYRDAIRFELVPVGGTEVAIEETGGGSSVDELYKRAKASSPKSVTSSEDTTSGSRKQYPRSQAVKDYALAAADGVCQGCGEDAPFVDSKGKPFLEVHHLYRRSDGGADDPDNVLALCPNCHRRVHHGKDGDEFNQTLIEQTEATR, from the coding sequence ATGAAAACAGACCCAATTTCTGGCTCGGATATTCCCGATACACCCGAATTCGATGTTGGTCAACGGTACAATCGCTGGGATCTCCATGACACCTACGGTGGACAGCGCTATCGAGGGATTGCAACACCTGCCGACTCTGATGCGGTTTTCCTCTTCACTGGTGACTCTGGGAAGGACTACGGTTACGAGGACCAGTTCCTCGAAGACGGGAGGTTCATCTACACAGGAGAGGGACAGGTGGGCGACATGGAGTTCGTAGCCGGGAACAAGGCAATACGAGACCACAAGGAGAACGCTGAGCGTTTGTTCGTATTCGAGGATGTCGATAAAGCCTGGATCGTCTCCTACGTCGGTGAGTACGAGTACTCTGACCATCGGGTCGATACACTCCCCGACGAGAATGGAGACTATCGGGACGCCATCCGCTTCGAGTTGGTTCCCGTGGGCGGTACTGAAGTCGCGATCGAAGAGACCGGCGGCGGTTCTTCAGTAGACGAACTTTACAAACGCGCAAAGGCGAGTTCACCAAAGAGTGTGACGTCGAGCGAGGACACGACTTCTGGATCACGAAAGCAATACCCCAGATCTCAAGCAGTCAAAGACTACGCTCTCGCAGCAGCAGATGGAGTGTGTCAGGGCTGTGGTGAGGATGCACCGTTTGTAGACTCGAAGGGAAAACCGTTCCTCGAAGTCCATCACCTGTACCGACGAAGCGACGGCGGCGCTGACGATCCAGATAATGTTCTTGCCCTCTGTCCGAACTGCCACCGTCGAGTGCATCACGGGAAGGACGGGGATGAGTTCAATCAGACACTCATCGAGCAAACAGAGGCGACGAGATAG
- a CDS encoding Eco57I restriction-modification methylase domain-containing protein: MPNFQSTVTGPSTEGSDKTRVLVHLSFTQTSPTKEIQEILDCSNPTALKRLKELQDGGFVTSTKPGRGYRWALNTSPLNPSSIVDESSNRNYIPLLRETISQAADWLVTSDERIEDYPKIQSWLAKRGVDTEYSQLIYAYRVAVYRRFLQATLYGLHQPEYSSLDHLTENSQWLSLFKEAYRIIEDTGFQQSPVDSLVEADESINRLLLSLRHALLNDPQPANTLATVYEGLISQDARRDLGQFATPVHIGRFMASWAVQNPDDRVLDPGIGAGQLSLQVLYEKLNLGSNSPLGDITGIDIDEVSITMASTALKLVDGPGSPNLELDNFIDKKSVEYTSSGKIESRYDAVIANPPYSRHQSMSSAVKESLNETVIERTGYEFSGRTPLYAYFIAHAAQFVEDGGRLAFIIPSKFMDTQFGRDLKRFLLNEFKIHSVIQFGDSIPVFEGVKTRPSILLLESRHPPLSHKTQFVKLSAWPGVDSASELVNSDEPLTEHSEVEFETVIAQDMITPSERWTRFFDSTEVEEIPQLTQFKDIATIKRGIATGKNDYFCLSTEDLEEYPIPESFRRRIIRTANGMENLNLNLDDWCSWERDGDEVWLLYCYDENGVIRRENLEDDSLIKYLRKGTEQGVTDGYLVSNRNPWYRVEKQDAAPILAKYMNRHGFQFIRNDANLLTLNNIHTVDLDFKYNEEQLNALLAYLNSRLFERFLMQLSRDYNGLQKIEIGPLESAPVLDPRELPDSLCSRLSSLFKELCKQRRKGDDGDDVLSDIETELRGFLGIH; encoded by the coding sequence ATGCCGAATTTCCAGAGCACAGTAACAGGACCTAGTACGGAAGGTTCCGACAAAACACGTGTTCTGGTTCATCTCTCGTTCACCCAAACATCGCCTACAAAGGAAATTCAAGAGATTCTCGATTGTAGTAATCCAACTGCACTCAAGAGATTAAAGGAACTCCAAGATGGGGGATTTGTCACGTCGACGAAGCCGGGTCGAGGCTATCGCTGGGCACTAAATACATCTCCGCTGAATCCGTCATCAATCGTCGACGAGAGTTCAAACCGGAATTATATCCCGCTACTCAGAGAGACAATTAGTCAGGCTGCAGATTGGCTTGTCACTTCCGACGAGAGAATCGAAGATTATCCCAAAATTCAGTCTTGGCTTGCCAAGCGCGGTGTAGACACCGAGTATTCGCAGTTAATCTACGCATATCGAGTTGCAGTTTATCGCCGATTCTTGCAGGCGACGCTCTACGGACTACATCAACCTGAGTATTCCAGTCTAGATCACCTAACCGAGAACAGTCAGTGGTTGTCTCTGTTCAAGGAAGCCTACAGAATAATTGAGGATACTGGCTTCCAGCAGTCGCCTGTCGACTCACTCGTAGAAGCAGACGAGAGCATCAACCGGTTACTCTTGAGTCTACGTCACGCGCTACTCAATGACCCCCAACCAGCGAACACTCTTGCAACAGTCTACGAAGGGCTGATTTCTCAGGATGCTAGACGAGATCTCGGCCAGTTTGCAACACCAGTCCATATTGGACGATTCATGGCATCGTGGGCAGTTCAAAATCCCGACGATAGAGTACTTGATCCAGGAATCGGTGCTGGGCAGCTATCGCTACAAGTTCTCTACGAAAAGCTGAATCTCGGTTCTAATAGCCCACTCGGAGACATCACTGGAATCGATATCGACGAAGTTTCAATCACTATGGCGTCGACGGCGTTGAAACTCGTCGACGGTCCAGGCTCACCGAATCTCGAACTCGACAACTTCATCGACAAGAAGTCAGTGGAGTATACGAGTTCTGGTAAGATTGAGAGCAGATATGATGCAGTCATCGCGAATCCTCCTTATTCACGCCACCAATCGATGAGTTCGGCGGTAAAGGAAAGCCTGAATGAGACTGTTATAGAGAGAACCGGCTACGAATTTTCTGGACGAACGCCCCTCTATGCATATTTCATTGCGCACGCAGCTCAGTTTGTTGAAGATGGCGGTCGTTTGGCTTTCATTATCCCATCCAAATTTATGGATACCCAGTTTGGTCGGGACCTGAAGAGGTTCCTACTAAACGAATTCAAAATACATTCAGTCATCCAATTTGGAGACAGTATTCCAGTGTTTGAGGGCGTTAAAACCAGACCAAGTATCCTACTCTTGGAATCTAGGCATCCTCCGTTGTCACACAAAACGCAGTTTGTTAAACTTAGCGCATGGCCAGGTGTTGACTCTGCATCAGAGTTGGTAAACTCAGATGAACCACTCACAGAACACAGTGAGGTAGAGTTCGAGACGGTAATTGCACAAGACATGATCACTCCGTCAGAGCGTTGGACCCGCTTCTTCGACTCGACAGAGGTTGAGGAAATTCCTCAGCTAACTCAATTCAAAGACATTGCAACGATTAAGCGTGGAATTGCAACTGGTAAAAACGACTACTTCTGCCTATCAACAGAAGACTTGGAGGAGTATCCGATTCCAGAAAGTTTCCGTCGACGAATAATTCGGACAGCAAACGGAATGGAGAACCTCAATCTTAATCTTGACGACTGGTGTTCCTGGGAACGAGATGGTGATGAGGTGTGGCTACTCTACTGCTACGACGAGAATGGAGTTATTAGAAGAGAAAATCTCGAAGATGACTCACTCATTAAATATCTCCGAAAGGGCACTGAGCAAGGAGTTACCGACGGATATCTTGTAAGCAACCGTAACCCGTGGTATAGAGTTGAAAAGCAAGATGCTGCGCCAATTTTGGCTAAGTACATGAACAGGCATGGATTCCAGTTCATACGGAATGATGCAAATCTCCTGACGCTCAATAACATCCACACTGTTGATTTGGACTTCAAATACAATGAAGAGCAACTGAATGCTCTCCTAGCCTATCTGAACAGCCGCCTCTTTGAGCGTTTTCTCATGCAACTCAGTCGTGACTACAACGGACTCCAAAAAATCGAGATTGGTCCGTTAGAATCTGCACCTGTACTTGATCCGCGTGAGCTACCAGATTCTCTTTGCTCTCGATTGAGTTCTCTCTTCAAGGAACTCTGTAAGCAGCGCCGCAAAGGAGATGATGGCGACGATGTCCTCTCCGACATTGAAACGGAGCTCAGAGGTTTCCTTGGCATTCACTGA
- a CDS encoding M48 family metallopeptidase — MSAAQGAVKLQTGEQVSYTVHRRDIQNPRLTLNPDGTLAVILPDGTPSQSLLAQNTGWIESQYEEQLKHITEIKNQYGNLMEGITLWGNTYNLIETDGEYKIQIDGEALILQSPSGRAPKPYLYNQTRKALRHALRPLAQHFCEMYETKFSTLSIRNQQTKWASCSGGRNLNFNVRCAFLPVPHIRYLVVHEVAHLLHPKHTDSFWELVASTVPKYRKLRSELQGFWYTVHRNNVWKTLLGQS; from the coding sequence ATGAGTGCCGCGCAGGGTGCTGTGAAACTTCAAACAGGTGAACAAGTTTCGTATACAGTTCACCGACGAGATATCCAGAATCCCCGACTCACACTGAATCCAGATGGTACATTAGCGGTAATTCTACCAGATGGCACACCGAGTCAGTCACTCCTTGCTCAAAATACAGGCTGGATTGAGTCGCAATACGAGGAACAGCTCAAACACATAACTGAAATCAAAAACCAGTACGGTAACCTCATGGAGGGAATCACCCTCTGGGGGAACACTTACAATCTAATTGAGACCGATGGCGAGTACAAAATCCAAATTGACGGTGAAGCACTTATTCTACAGTCTCCCTCAGGAAGAGCACCGAAGCCGTACCTTTACAATCAAACTCGGAAGGCACTAAGACACGCTCTCCGACCCTTGGCTCAGCACTTCTGTGAAATGTACGAAACAAAATTCAGCACCCTTAGTATCCGAAATCAGCAGACAAAGTGGGCAAGTTGTTCCGGTGGTCGGAATCTCAATTTCAACGTTCGTTGTGCTTTTCTCCCGGTGCCACATATTCGTTATCTCGTCGTACACGAGGTGGCGCATCTCCTCCATCCGAAGCATACAGATTCATTCTGGGAGCTAGTTGCATCAACTGTGCCGAAGTATAGGAAACTACGCTCTGAGTTGCAAGGATTCTGGTATACCGTTCATCGAAACAATGTCTGGAAGACGCTCTTGGGCCAATCGTAA